In one Bosea sp. RAC05 genomic region, the following are encoded:
- a CDS encoding (2Fe-2S)-binding protein has product MAKLNVNGKMLDVEAAGDTPLLWVIREQIGLTGTKYGCGVAQCGACTVHIDGVATRACTLPLSAVTAEQKIVTIEGLSPDGKHPIQQAWIKHEVPQCGFCQSGMIMATAALLQANPKATEADIAAEITNICRCGTYARVKTAILDVVAGGTLGRG; this is encoded by the coding sequence GTGGCGAAGCTCAATGTGAACGGCAAGATGCTCGATGTCGAAGCAGCCGGCGATACGCCGCTGCTCTGGGTGATCCGCGAGCAGATCGGCCTGACCGGCACGAAATATGGCTGCGGCGTCGCCCAGTGCGGCGCCTGCACGGTCCACATCGACGGTGTCGCGACGCGCGCCTGCACGCTGCCGCTGAGCGCGGTCACCGCGGAGCAGAAGATCGTCACGATCGAGGGGCTCTCCCCCGACGGCAAGCATCCGATCCAGCAGGCCTGGATCAAGCACGAGGTGCCGCAGTGCGGCTTCTGCCAGAGCGGCATGATCATGGCGACCGCCGCCCTGCTGCAGGCCAATCCGAAGGCGACCGAGGCCGACATCGCCGCCGAGATCACCAATATCTGCCGCTGCGGGACCTATGCGCGGGTCAAGACCGCGATCCTCGATGTCGTCGCGGGCGGGACGCTCGGCCGCGGCTGA
- a CDS encoding xanthine dehydrogenase family protein molybdopterin-binding subunit, which translates to MTSASTTPETPASTRKGLSRRGMLAGSAAAAGAFSFGFAIPFGEAQAQGAVPEINAWVVIHPDDKVVIRIARSEMGQGTLTGLAQLVAEELNCDWSKVTTEYPTPGQNVARNRIWGNFSTGGSRGIRESHEYVRKGGAAARTMLIQAAASEWNVPAAECTAEKSVITHKASGRSLRYGQVAAAAAKLEAPKDVALKDPKDWIIAGKPLARLDTADKTTGAKIYGMDFKLPGMLNAAIKDCPVFGGKVKSFDAAKIKAMPGVKHVLPVGDSAVTVVADTWWQAKTALDALPIVWDEGPHAKVSSASLAEWLKEGLDAPGAVVGNQNGDVKAAIAGAARTIEAVYSYPFQNHACMETMNATALYTPEKCEVWTPTQNGEAALAATAEASGLPIAKCEAYKIDLGGGFGRRGAVHDWVRQVVAIAKQIPGTPVKLIWSREEDMLHGRFHPLTQCKMTGALDKDGNLTGLHMRISGQSIVAGIFPQNIQNGRDPVVFQGLNASGPEASIGYSIPNLLIDHAMRNPHVPPGFWRGVNLNQNAIYLESFIDELANAAGKDPLEFRRALMKNHPKHLAVLNAAAEKAGWGKPLPAGVFRGICQTMGFGAYVAAVAEVSVSPEGKLKIHRIVAATDPGHVVNPAQVERQIEGSFVYGLSAALYGEITIKDGRVEQENFDTYEVMRLEAMPAVETVLVPSGGFWGGVGEPTIAVAAPAVLNAIFAATGKRIRNLPLKNADLKKA; encoded by the coding sequence ATGACATCCGCCTCGACCACCCCTGAGACCCCCGCTTCCACCCGCAAAGGCCTGTCCCGCCGCGGGATGCTCGCCGGCTCTGCGGCAGCAGCAGGCGCCTTCAGCTTCGGCTTCGCCATCCCCTTCGGCGAGGCCCAGGCGCAGGGCGCCGTGCCCGAGATCAACGCCTGGGTCGTGATCCATCCCGACGACAAGGTGGTGATCCGCATCGCCCGCTCCGAAATGGGGCAGGGCACCCTGACCGGCCTCGCCCAGCTCGTCGCCGAGGAGCTGAACTGCGACTGGTCGAAGGTCACGACCGAATATCCGACGCCGGGCCAGAACGTCGCCCGCAACCGCATCTGGGGCAATTTCTCGACCGGCGGCAGCCGCGGCATCCGCGAATCGCATGAATATGTCCGCAAGGGCGGCGCTGCGGCCCGCACCATGCTGATCCAGGCGGCGGCCAGCGAGTGGAACGTTCCGGCAGCCGAGTGCACCGCCGAGAAGAGCGTCATCACGCACAAGGCCTCCGGCCGCTCGCTGCGCTACGGGCAGGTCGCCGCTGCGGCCGCCAAGCTCGAGGCGCCCAAGGACGTCGCGCTGAAGGATCCCAAGGACTGGATCATCGCCGGCAAGCCGCTGGCCCGGCTCGATACGGCCGACAAGACCACCGGCGCCAAGATCTACGGCATGGATTTCAAGCTGCCGGGCATGCTCAACGCCGCGATCAAGGACTGCCCCGTCTTCGGCGGCAAGGTGAAGAGCTTCGACGCCGCCAAGATCAAGGCAATGCCCGGGGTGAAGCATGTGCTTCCCGTCGGCGACAGCGCCGTGACGGTTGTGGCCGACACCTGGTGGCAGGCCAAGACCGCGCTCGACGCGCTGCCGATCGTCTGGGACGAGGGCCCGCACGCCAAGGTCTCCAGCGCGAGCCTGGCCGAGTGGCTGAAGGAGGGGCTCGATGCCCCCGGCGCCGTCGTCGGCAACCAGAACGGCGACGTGAAGGCCGCGATCGCCGGCGCCGCCCGCACCATCGAAGCGGTCTATTCCTACCCGTTCCAGAACCATGCCTGCATGGAGACGATGAACGCGACGGCGCTCTACACGCCCGAGAAATGCGAGGTCTGGACGCCGACGCAGAATGGCGAGGCGGCGCTCGCTGCGACCGCCGAAGCCTCGGGCCTGCCGATCGCCAAATGCGAGGCCTACAAGATCGATCTCGGTGGCGGCTTCGGCCGGCGCGGCGCGGTGCATGACTGGGTCCGCCAGGTCGTCGCCATCGCCAAGCAGATCCCCGGCACGCCGGTGAAGCTGATCTGGTCGCGCGAGGAGGACATGCTGCATGGCCGCTTCCACCCGCTGACCCAGTGCAAGATGACCGGCGCGCTCGACAAGGACGGCAATCTGACCGGCCTTCACATGCGCATCTCCGGCCAGTCCATCGTCGCCGGCATCTTCCCGCAGAACATCCAGAACGGCCGCGATCCGGTCGTCTTCCAGGGGTTGAACGCCTCGGGTCCGGAGGCCTCGATCGGCTATTCGATCCCCAACCTCCTGATCGACCACGCCATGCGCAACCCGCATGTGCCGCCTGGCTTCTGGCGCGGCGTCAACCTGAACCAGAACGCGATCTATCTCGAATCCTTCATCGACGAACTGGCCAATGCCGCCGGCAAGGACCCGCTCGAGTTCCGCCGGGCCCTGATGAAGAACCACCCCAAGCATCTCGCCGTGCTGAATGCCGCGGCCGAGAAGGCGGGCTGGGGCAAGCCGCTGCCGGCGGGCGTCTTCCGCGGCATCTGCCAGACCATGGGCTTCGGTGCCTATGTCGCCGCGGTTGCCGAGGTCTCGGTCAGCCCCGAGGGCAAGCTCAAGATCCACCGCATCGTCGCGGCGACCGATCCGGGCCATGTCGTCAATCCCGCGCAGGTCGAGCGCCAGATCGAGGGCTCCTTCGTCTACGGCCTCTCGGCGGCGCTCTACGGCGAGATCACCATCAAGGACGGCCGCGTCGAGCAGGAGAACTTCGACACCTACGAGGTGATGCGGCTGGAGGCGATGCCGGCGGTCGAGACCGTGCTGGTGCCGTCCGGCGGCTTCTGGGGCGGTGTCGGCGAGCCGACGATCGCGGTCGCGGCGCCCGCCGTGCTGAACGCGATCTTCGCCGCCACCGGCAAGCGCATCCGCAACCTGCCGCTCAAGAACGCCGACCTGAAGAAGGCGTGA
- the soxX gene encoding sulfur oxidation c-type cytochrome SoxX encodes MSRAGMRARIGLGAALLAVSPATALEPFAVVGDAIPAPLGGLAGDGQRGAALVRDRERGNCLICHQGADPSEPFQGSIGPPLAGVGARLDAGQIRLRLVDASLLNPQTVMPPYFRTENLQDVAPAFRGKPALSAQEIEDVVSYLATLRAQ; translated from the coding sequence GTGAGCAGGGCCGGCATGCGGGCGCGGATCGGGTTGGGCGCAGCCCTGCTGGCTGTCTCACCCGCGACCGCGCTCGAACCCTTCGCGGTCGTCGGCGATGCGATCCCCGCGCCGCTCGGCGGCCTCGCCGGCGATGGGCAGCGCGGCGCGGCCCTGGTCCGGGACCGCGAGCGCGGCAACTGCCTGATCTGCCACCAGGGCGCGGACCCGTCCGAGCCCTTCCAGGGCTCGATCGGGCCGCCGCTCGCGGGCGTCGGTGCGCGGCTCGACGCCGGCCAGATCCGGCTGCGGCTCGTCGATGCCTCGCTTTTGAACCCTCAAACCGTGATGCCGCCCTATTTCCGCACGGAAAACCTGCAGGATGTCGCCCCGGCGTTCCGGGGAAAGCCCGCCCTCTCGGCCCAGGAGATCGAGGATGTCGTCAGCTATCTCGCCACGCTCCGCGCGCAGTGA